The following nucleotide sequence is from Candidatus Zixiibacteriota bacterium.
CGTGAAAACCTCCGCAAGTTTCAGCGCAAGAGCGACTTTCTGCCGGGGGTCAATCGGTCGATCAACGAGGTCCTGTCACGCACCATCATGACCGGGATGGCGACACTCTCGGTGCTTGTCGTGATGTTGTTCTTTGCCGGGCCGGTCCTCTTCGATTTTAGCCTTGTTCTGCTGACCGGGATTCTCGTCGGCACATATTCCTCCTGTTTTGTGGCGGCGCCCATCTATGTCGACTGGGAAAACCGGCGCCCCAAGCGTTTCAAAGCATAGTCCTCAGGATTTCTGCCGCGCATCGCCAGGGCTCCGTACTGGCGGTGCCAACGGTTTGCACCGATATTCTGTGCATGACGTATAACAGTTCCGAGCGGGGGAGACGATCATGAAACGCATGCTGTTTGGCACTCTATCGGGCCTGATCCTGTTGATCGCAGCGTCCTCGGACGCGCTGGCGCAACAGTTCGACGGCCCTGGTATCTACAATGTCGATTCGTTGCTGGAAGCCCACCCGCTGGCGAAGGATCAGCCGTCGCGATCCGACGAGATCGGATACGATTCGCTTTCGAGTGTCCATCTGATCCAGGTCCGCGACGCTGTGCCGCGTCATCATCACGCGCACCACGATGAAAACGTGATGATCGTACGCGGCGCCGGACAAATGGAGTTGGGCGGGGTCAGGCAACGCGTCAAAGCCGGTGATGTC
It contains:
- a CDS encoding cupin domain-containing protein — its product is MKRMLFGTLSGLILLIAASSDALAQQFDGPGIYNVDSLLEAHPLAKDQPSRSDEIGYDSLSSVHLIQVRDAVPRHHHAHHDENVMIVRGAGQMELGGVRQRVKAGDVIHIPRGTPHAFHSLGSVPAVAIVVYAPGFDPKDRIPHPDSE